In Cydia amplana chromosome 13, ilCydAmpl1.1, whole genome shotgun sequence, a single genomic region encodes these proteins:
- the LOC134653620 gene encoding uncharacterized protein LOC134653620: protein MCDLQTFYIDLKAAILNFRLDLCCFVFSVKAGILLCGYFNVISNMICLIAVSTGVFPPLMMNAQQSYMDGEYVKSTCAFAYSADLCLAVLLLCARYRKDIVLLTYYTYCGMAMLASTILVYSMVIGVLSVLHTCTLVISLTYQVYIILLVRSMMVDLKHEAERFEYFYQNYPVYYKHDIEAPGDYPLETYEIYSPSSRKNSEIVPPVTTPPNTTAKKTVEDTIESKTKEVKDEPSNKEANIEETKPSEVKNDTEPKLSKTVEDIQPTTSKTVKDETSKIEAAPETIEKPKALRYPYKFIAIKVPKEEPIKEENENEQKETEKVGVKEETKEVAKEEETKEIVKAEKRTRASKKKETKETAQGEETKESETAVKKQKRSIFGRKKKKADDDEGKMKDSDKKN from the exons ATGTGTGACTTGCAAACTTTCTACATTGATCTTAAAGCCGCGATTCTCAACTTCAGATTGGACTTGTGTTGTTTCGTGTTCAGTGTTAAAGCTGGGATATTGCTGTGTGGATACTTCAATGTGATTTCAAAT ATGATATGCCTAATAGCAGTATCGACCGGGGTCTTTCCTCCGCTGATGATGAACGCCCAGCAATCGTACATGGACGGCGAATACGTCAAGTCAACTTGCGCCTTTGCATACAGCGCCGATCTGTGTCTAGCTGTGCTTCTACTCTGTGCTAGATATCGG AAAGACATCGTGCTACTCACCTACTACACGTACTGCGGCATGGCCATGCTGGCTTCCACCATACTAGTCTACTCTATGGTCATCGGGGTTTTGAGTGTACTACACACCTGCACACTGGTTATAAGCTTGA CGTACCAGGTCTACATAATTCTATTAGTACGCAGTATGATGGTAGATTTGAAACATGAAGCGGAGAGATTTGAATACTTCTACCAAAATTATCCAGTCTATTACAAACACGACATTGAAGCTCCCGGTGACTATCCTCTAGAAACATATGAGATATATAGTCCTAGTTCTAGAAAGAATTCAGAGATCGTACCGCCTGTAACAACTCCACCTAATACAACAGCGAAAAAAACTGTAGAAGACACAATTGAATCAAAAACAAAAGAGGTTAAAGATGAACCGAGTAATAAAGAAGCTAATATTGAGGAAACAAAGCCAAGCGAAGTTAAAAATGACACTGAGCCAAAGTTAAGTAAAACAGTTGAAGATATTCAACCAACGACCAGCAAAACAGTAAAGGACGAGACATCAAAGATAGAAGCAGCGCCAGAAACAATTGAAAAACCAAAGGCATTAAGGTATCCTTATAAATTTATTGCAATCAAAGTGCCTAAAGAAGAACCGATTAAGGAAGAAAACGAGAACGAACAGAAAGAGACGGAGAAAGTCGGCGTTAAAGAGGAAACAAAAGAAGTAGCTAAAGAGGAAGAAACAAAAGAGATAGTTAAAGCGGAAAAAAGGACAAGAGCATCAAAAAAGAAAGAGACTAAAGAGACAGCTCAGGGGGAAGAAACAAAAGAATCGGAAACGGCGGTCAAGAAACAGAAACGGTCGATATTTGGAAGGAAGAAGAAAAAAGCTGATGACGATGAAGGTAAAATGAAAGACTCTGACAAGAAGAATTAG
- the LOC134653621 gene encoding uncharacterized protein LOC134653621: MEKYVNLFKRHVINFKLELCCFMAPVKSGLLAFACLHIVIGVSTLMFFAEESFEPLLLKVLNGISEEPPNYGPSCMIVYAVELGSNVVLLCGLIRNDLILLRVYMYFAFGVLTAALMAYSVMFTPQELSVKFLIAASIGHQIYILLLLRSAMIEIKQDIKQNENDYAVRYRKTSVRYVPGTRDRYSVVIEPYRRRSANSYDRELYRRSSSLVPFSREPYRSSLVPHKEEPRRQSSVPSVQENVKVTEEEKATVIVHSPAKEELAKEVADKEETVKEVKVKKEKQKEGWKRNFFGRKEKVKKDETQNVTNDD, from the exons ATGGAGAAATATGTGAATTTGTTTAAACGACATGTGATCAACTTCAAGTTGGAGCTATGCTGCTTCATGGCCCCGGTGAAATCGGGGCTGCTGGCGTTCGCTTGTCTCCATATTGTAATTGGT gTATCAACGCTGATGTTTTTCGCAGAAGAGAGTTTCGAACCCCTACTGCTAAAGGTCCTAAACGGCATTTCTGAGGAGCCTCCTAATTACGGACCTTCGTGCATGATTGTCTACGCTGTCGAACTTGGCTCTAATGTAGTGCTGTTGTGCGGTTTAATACGG AACGACCTCATACTGCTTCGTGTCTACATGTACTTCGCCTTCGGAGTCCTGACCGCTGCGCTCATGGCTTACTCCGTGATGTTCACTCCTCAGGAATTGTCCGTGAAGTTCCTCATTGCCGCCAGCATCG GGCATCAAATCTACATTCTCCTGTTGCTGCGTAGCGCAATGATCGAAATAAAACAGGATATAAAACAGAACGAGAACGATTACGCGGTCAGATATCGAAAAACGAGCGTTAGATATGTACCAGGCACAAGAGATAGGTACAGTGTTGTTATCGAACCTTATAGACGACGCTCAGCTAATTCTTACGACAGAGAACTATATAGACGAAGCAGCTCGTTGGTTCCTTTTAGTAGAGAACCCTACAGAAGTTCATTAGTACCTCATAAAGAAGAACCAAGGCGGCAAAGCTCAGTACCTTCTGTTCAAGAAAATGTAAAAGTGACCGAGGAAGAAAAGGCAACGGTTATAGTACATTCGCCAGCGAAGGAAGAGCTCGCTAAGGAAGTTGCTGATAAGGAAGAAACGGTTAAAGAAGTGAAGGTGAAGAAAGAGAAGCAAAAGGAAGGATGGAAGCGTAACTTCTTTGGGAGGAAAGAGAAGGTGAAAAAAGACGAAACACAGAATGTAAcaaatgatgattga
- the LOC134653219 gene encoding uncharacterized protein LOC134653219, which yields MYIFVHPSAGGGRVAMERFGEYVKKSVVNFKLQQCCWVASVRTGALTLACLNIILGLTVLVEISKGEEASFTPLLLQALKETTDKEEDGPDFIPSCIIAYAMEIASNALVICAMWRNDIVLLRAYLYYALGVLTLAIMIYSVVIGALDLIPELLIIASVGTQLYQIMLVRSAMVEIQHASIKNGYTVNLKPSDKPGPGSNEKYKVTIESEKPKLPPKPVTKGDISKPVIKEVSDKEVTDKEASVTVHSPAKQAFLREATEEAKEGVPSRVLVKEKAKIDRAKPERIDLTKKV from the exons ATGTACATTTTTGTGCACCCATCAGCCGGCGGCGGTCGTGTCGCGATGGAAAGGTTTGGGGAGTATGTAAAGAAGAGTGTGGTTAATTTTAAGTTGCAGCAATGTTGCTGGGTGGCCAGTGTGAGGACCGGTGCGCTGACGCTTGcttgtttaaatattattttgggg TTAACAGTACTCGTAGAAATATCGAAAGGGGAAGAAGCAAGCTTCACTCCGCTGCTACTGCAGGCTTTAAAGGAAACTACTGACAAGGAAGAGGATGGGCCAGACTTCATACCTTCTTGCATCATAGCGTATGCCATGGAAATCGCTTCCAACGCGCTGGTGATATGTGCTATGTGGCGG AACGACATAGTTCTCCTCCGAGCGTATTTGTACTACGCCTTGGGAGTCCTGACGCTGGCCATCATGATATACTCCGTGGTCATCGGAGCCCTGGACCTCATACCGGAGTTACTTATCATAGCTAGCGTTG GAACTCAACTCTACCAAATAATGTTAGTACGAAGCGCAATGGTCGAAATACAACACGCCTCAATAAAGAACGGCTACACCGTCAACTTAAAACCAAGTGACAAACCAGGCCCTGGATCTAACGAGAAATATAAAGTCACAATCGAGTCAGAAAAACCTAAATTACCACCGAAACCAGTTACTAAAGGGGATATATCCAAGCCAGTAATAAAGGAAGTAAGCGATAAGGAAGTAACGGATAAGGAAGCATCGGTTACTGTGCATTCGCCAGCGAAGCAAGCGTTTCTTCGCGAAGCGACGGAAGAAGCGAAGGAGGGCGTGCCTTCGCGTGTCCTCGTGAAGGAGAAAGCGAAGATAGATAGAGCGAAGCCTGAGAGAATTGATTTAACGAAGAAAGTGTGA